A region from the Neurospora crassa OR74A linkage group V, whole genome shotgun sequence genome encodes:
- a CDS encoding glycerophosphoryl diester phosphodiesterase, variant — protein sequence MSHLQTHSGEESPQATEPLTRTPSNSGSNTTTANGNGQKPAGPRLPQAIAHRGYKAAFPENSMGAFQGAVDVGAHAIETDLHLTKDGVVVLVHDPSLKRCFGIDKKVSECDWDYLSTLRTIREPQQSIPRLQDLLEYLGQPGLESVWVLLDIKIDDDPDVLLSTTIKTIESVSTTRAWNERVVLGCWNENYINVAKSYFPSYRFAYIGFSLPYASRFLSEAHSNVDFNLMQHMLVGPIGARFISKIRKAQRKLYIWTVNEERWMEWGIRKGVDGVITDDPKLFLEVCERWSEKEKEQVGSGSNRGGELKNVKMHVNAFMLQILAVMFIWVYWPRLATKGKRKQDKEGPTTLV from the exons ATGTCGCACTTACAGACACATTCAGGGGAAGAATCCCCACAGGCAACAG AACCTCTTACTCGTACCCCTTCCAATTCCGGATCAAACACCACTACAGCCAACGGCAATGGACAGAAACCTGCGGGACCACGGCTTCCTCAAGCGATCGCGCATCGTGGGTACAAAGCCGCTTTCCCCGAAAACTCCATGGGAGCTTTCCAAGGAGCTGTGGACGTCGGTGCACATGCGATCGAGACTGATTTGCACTTGACCAAAGATGGGGTTGTCGTACTCGTACAT GATCCGTCCCTTAAACGATGTTTTGGCATAGACAAAAAGGTTTCGGAATGTGACTGGGACTACTTGAGTACGTTGAGGACTATCAGGGAGCCACAGCAATCAATCCCGAGGTTGCAAGATCTGCTAGAGTATCTAGGGCAACCTGGCTTAGAGTCGGTGTGGGTGTTGTTGGATATTAAG ATCGACGACGATCCGGACGTCTTACTGAGCACCACAATCAAAACGATTGAATCTGTATCAACGACACGAGCCTGGAATGAGAGAGTAGTCCTCGGTTGCTGGAAT gaaaattacaTCAACGTAGCTAAATCCTACTTTCCCTCCTACCGATTCGCCTACATCGGCTTCTCTCTCCCTTACGCATCCCGTTTCCTCTCCGAAGCCCACTCCAACGTCGACTTTAACCTCATGCAGCACATGCTCGTCGGTCCCATCGGCGCCCGCTTCATCAGCAAGATCCGCAAGGCGCAACGGAAGCTCTACATTTGGACGGTTAACGAGGAACGGTGGATGGAATGGGGGATACGGAAGGGGGTGGATGGGGTCATCACGGATGATCCAAAGTTGTTTCTGGAGGTTTGTGAGAGGTGGtcagagaaagaaaaagagcaaGTAGGGTCAGGTTCAAACAGGGGAGGAGAATTGAAGAATGTCAAGATGCATGTAAATGCGTTCATGCTGCAGATCTTGGCGGTTATGTTTATTTGGGTTTATTGGCCAAGGTTGGCAACgaagggaaagaggaaaCAGGATAAGGAAGGGCCTACGACGTTAGTATGA
- the acu-15 gene encoding transcriptional activator protein acu-15: MPGILPMKVIKVGNSSQSRIAQACDRCRSKKIRCDGIRPCCSQCANVGFECKTSDKLSRRAFPRGYTESLEERVRALEAEIRELKDLLDEKDEKLDMLSKMHSNRSRSAEPPRSTPAAEIKRDSGTPAKEDTFRVQASPLLLGVENSDSYFMGASSGRSFIETFKRKIQENGKSCTDFNPEAFLHIQGCYPLSTKLAPQSMRIPPRLFSDRCVNVYFQEWAPLFPVLHKPAFLRVYEEFVADPEKIKNNHKLTQLYLVFSIAGLSSEQPDFQQLAACETQWHKSLEAVLMDNTMLTLQCLILALMYCTVRADYKRLQYYKGIAVGLSHRLGLHQSQKRFSFGALTIETRKKVFWTLYTLDCFSAAILGLPKLLKDEDVHAEFPSDTDDENVTEKGFQPSLPGEPTRISSALALFRGSRILGKVLEKIYPAATSYELSLQQMSSLEGELTEWFENLPQHLKLNFKQDKPSTDVTGSRSPLLALAYYYTRILIYRPAIASSLGPKAAPALMSVAESSKSIVQIVQLLEERSMSFSFCLNKADILIVCGMALLYQTLGLKHDSKVLKDNEKLVNSVVKIVTKVNAPGSYDFKRIAGMLVTVEESLPQSLPTPPRQSPEACMPTPPAQQGSPSPSAVDRGAQPNLARQSSASLSETDLIVQRDKLLGMAVTPQHQQYQHQQLQQQHKNELSRARSQTSFDNLRQKAQQMRPHHRHSLSHAQVAQAALMGRTSTGTQSTPNLDYLSLSSPQSPVSPVQMRSQPHQLQQQQQQQPQPQQQQQQHQRSSIASSHSQQGQMFPQKTSTGMSTAEWEALVRSLDGGPVSLYTAIYGGPALAPLETPSSATQSSATAWGQDPWDMSSFNLGDFVPGAPTAQSVLSLSEESISSCDDVPSSDMGLNNGNMDYRNTLLPVTSAGTNNFLLDGLHGYGL; the protein is encoded by the exons ATGCCCGGCATTCTACCCATGAAAGTTATCAAGGTGGGCAATAGCTCACAAAGTCGCATCGCCCAGGCTTGCGACCGCTGCCGCAGCAAAAAAATCCGCTGCGACGGGATCCGGCCGTGTTGTTCACAATGCGCCAATGTTGGGTTCGAGTGCAAGACTAGCGATAAGCTCAGTAGGCGCGCTTTCCCCAGAGGCTACACAGAATCGCTCGAGGAGCGAGTACGAGCGTTGGAGGCGGAAATCCGGGAACTCAAGGACTTGCTGGatgagaaggacgagaagctCGATATGCTCTCCAAGATGCACAGCAATCGCAGCCGATCTGCCGAGCCACCTCGAAGCACTCCGGCAGCAGAGATAAAGAGGGATTCCGGCACACCGGCAAAAGAGGATACTTTCCGCGTCCAAGCATCGCCCTTGTTGCTCGGTGTCGAGAATTCCGACTCCTACTTCATGGGCGCTTCCAGTGGCCGCTCCTTTATCG AAACATTCAAGCGTAAAATCCAAGAGAACGGCAAGTCCTGCACCGACTTCAACCCAGAGGCCTTCTTACACATTCAGGGATGTTATCCTCTTTCGACAAAGCTGGCCCCTCAGAGTATGAGGATACCGCCTCGGCTGTTTTCTGATCGCTGCGTGAATGTTTACTTCCAAGAATGGGCGCCATTATTTCCGGTTCTCCACAAGCCCGCTTTCCTTCGTGTCTACGAGGAATTCGTCGCGGATCCTGAAAAGATCAAGAACAACCACAAGCTCACACAGCTTTACTTGGTCTTTAGCATTGCCGGCCTGTCCAGTGAGCAGCCTGACTTTCAGCAGCTGGCCGCTTGCGAGACACAATGGCACAAGTCTTTGGAGGCTGTCTTGATGGACAACACCATGCTTACCCTCCAATGCCTCATCCTTGCTTTGATGTACTGCACTGTCCGGGCCGACTATAAGCGGCTGCAATACTACAAGGGCATTGCTGTGGGACTTTCTCACCGCTTAGGTTTACATCAAAGCCAGAAGCGCTTCTCATTCGGCGCCCTGACTATCGAGACACGAAAGAAGGTGTTCTGGACTCTGTACACACTTGACTG CTTTTCTGCCGCTATCCTTGGTCTCCCAAAGCTTCTCAAGGATGAAGACGTCCACGCCGAGTTCCCATCAGACACCGACGACGAAAATGTCACAGAGAAGGGATTTCAGCCAAGCCTTCCCGGCGAACCTACCAGGATCTCCAGCGCACTTGCCTTGTTCCGAGGATCCCGGATCCTAGGCAAGGTCCTTGAGAAGATCTACCCGGCTGCCACTTCGTACGAGCTGTCGCTACAGCAGATGTCATCACTTGAGGGAGAACTCACCGAGTGGTTTGAGAACCTACCGCAGCACTTGAAGCTCAACTTCAAGCAGGACAAGCCCTCGACCGATGTGACAGGCAGCAGgtctcctcttcttgccctcgcctattattatactcgaATCCTTATCTATCGGCCGGCTATTGCATCTAGCCTGGGCCCTAAGGCTGCTCCTGCACTCATGTCTGTTGCCGAGTCCAGTAAGAGCATTGTGCAAATAGTTCAACTGCTGGAAGAGAGGTCCatgtccttctccttctgccTGAATAAGGCAGACATCTTGATCGTCTGCGGTATGGCGTTGCTGTACCAGACACTGGGACTCAAGCACGACAGCAAAGTGTTGAAGGATAACGAGAAACTGGTCAACAGCGTTGTTAAGATTGTTACCAAGGTGAACGCTCCAGGATCGTACGATTTTAAGAGGATCGCTGGAATGCTGGTTACCGTCGAGGAATCGCTTCCCCAGTCCTTGCCGACACCCCCGAGACAGTCTCCTGAGGCGTGTATGCCCACACCACCGGCGCAGCAAGGATCTCCTTCACCTTCAGCTGTTGATCGCGGTGCTCAACCAAACCTTGCTCGTCAATCTAGCGCTAGCTTGAGCGAGACAGATCTCATCGTGCAGCGGGACAAGCTACTTGGGATGGCTGTGACTCCTCAGCACCAACAATATCAACATCAGCAacttcaacaacagcacAAAAATGAACTAAGTCGCGCCCGTTCTCAAACGTCATTCGATAACTTACGACAAAAAGCGCAACAAATGCGACCCCATCATCGCCACTCTCTGAGTCATGCCCAAGTCGCCCAAGCTGCGCTTATGGGACGTACATCGACTGGCACACAGTCGACCCCAAACTTGGATTATCTTTCATTAAGTTCACCTCAGTCACCCGTTTCCCCGGTACAGATGCGCAGTCAACCTCATCagctccagcaacaacaacaacaacaaccacaaccacaacaacaacaacaacaacaccaacgctCTTCCATAGCATCCTCTCACTCTCAGCAAGGCCAAATGTTCCCGCAGAAGACATCAACAGGCATGTCGACGGCTGAGTGGGAAGCACTGGTAAGATCGTTGGATGGTGGCCCGGTCAGTCTGTATACTGCAATTTACGGGGGTCCAGCTTTGGCACCCTTGGAAACGCCTTCGTCTGCTACACAATCGTCAGCCACGGCATGGGGGCAAGATCCATGGGACATGTCATCGTTTAATCTTGGTGACTTTGTACCAGGCGCTCCAACAGCACAGAGCGTTCTCAGTTTGAGTGAAGAAAGTATTTCTTCTTGCGATGATGTTCCGTCCAGCGACATGGGTTTGAACAACGGAAATATGGATTACCGCAACACGCTATTGCCCGTGACGTCAGCGGGCACAAACAACTTTCTTTTGGATGGATTACATGGGTATGGACTCTAA
- a CDS encoding SET domain-containing protein, giving the protein MAQPGLPIEALPAWALLNGITFPHVKVTNIEGKGFGVVRDGELQPEVPLMTVPNSLVLNVQAVDEYAKEDKNFKQLLGAVGHHSARRDILLFLLVQLVLASKTHQAPVGVSNPWTEYIKFLPKTVLVPTLWTEDERLLLRGTSLESAVNAKMTAITAEFDAVREAASSLPSWNDVLWPYEDGNSSASLRSWILLDALYRSRVLELPKSGESMVPCIDMINHSTRASAYYDENAKDEVVLLPRPDSSISPGEEVTISYGDAKPAAEMLFSYGFIDPEATVESLVLPLEPFEDDPLAKAKLFAFKDLPKVLVARDKGSSAVSWNSPFAYLMCVNEEDGLDFRVLQDSVGGRQLRVFWREEDVTDRIGDFETLIQNYEVSTLIKLRVVTVVQERLQQQLERAQSSADLASLPIGDVDLMRDECRQAASLLRSIETDLLKVVIDDLEKERRMLLADENVVAYLGSMETAEADLVGEEASNEPDDFS; this is encoded by the exons ATGGCACAACCTGGGCTCCCAATCGAGGCACTGCCCGCTTGGGCTCTGCTCAACGGCATCACATTCCCGCATGTCAAGGTCACCAACATCGAAGGGAAAGGCTTTGGCGTAGTAAGGGATGGAGAGCTCCAACCAGAGGTTCCTCTGATGACGGTCCCAAACAGCCTCGTTCTCAACGTACAAGCTGTCGATGAATATGCCAAAGAAGACAAGAACTTCAAGCAACTGTTGGGTGCTGTTGGACATCAT TCAGCCAGAagggatatattattatttctccTTGTCCAGTTGGTTCTGGCTTCCAAAACACACCAAGCTCCAGTGGGCGTCTCAAACCCATGGACCGAGTACATCAAGTTCCTACCCAAAACGGTCCTCGTACCCACACTGTGGACAGAAGATGAGCGGCTACTTCTCCGGGGTACATCTCTCGAGTCAGCCGTGAATGCAAAGATGACGGCCATTACTGCCGAGTTTGATGCGGTCCGGGAGGCCGCATCTAGCCTCCCGAGCTGGAACGACGTTCTGTGGCCATACGAAGACGGCAATTCTTCGGCATCTCTACGCAGTTGGATTCTTTTAGATGCGCTTTACCGGTCTCGAGTCCTCGAGTTGCCGAAGTCGGGAGAGTCCATGGTGCCATGCATTGACATGATCAACCACTCGACCCGTGCGTCGGCTTACTATGACGAAAACGCCAAAGACGAGGTAGTCCTTTTGCCGAGGCCAGACAGCAGCATTTCACCTGGTGAGGAGGTAACTATCAGCTATGGCGATGCCAAGCCGGCTGCAGAGATGCTGTTTAGTTACGGGTTTATAGATCCGGAAGCGACTGTTGAGAGTCTTGTGCTCCCTTTGGAGCCGTTTGAGGACGACCCGTTGGCAAAGGCCAAGCTTTTCGCGTTCAAGGACCTGCCCAAAGTTCTCGTGGCTCGCGACAAGGGTAGCTCTGCCGTTTCATGGAACAGCCCATTCGCCTACCTCATGTGCGtgaacgaggaggatggcctCGATTTCCGGGTGCTACAGGACAGTGTGGGTGGCCGACAGCTCCGTGTTTTCTGGCGAGAGGAGGACGTTACAGACCGGATAGGGGACTTTGAAACCCTTATCCAGAACTATGAGGTATCTACACTTATTAAGTTGCGCGTTGTCACTGTGGTCCAGGAGCggttgcagcagcagcttgagAGAGCGCAGTCTTCTGCGGATCTCGCTTCACTCCCCATCGGCGACGTTGACCTGATGAGGGACGAGTGTCGTCAGGCTGCTTCTCTTCTCAGGAGCATCGAAACCGATCTTCTAAAAGTTGTCATAGATGACTTGGAGAAAGAG AGGCGTATGCTACTGGCTGATGAAAACGTGGTGGCATATCTCGGATCGATGGAAACTGCCGAAGCTGACTTAGTTGGCGAGGAGGCGTCCAATGAGCCCGACGACTTCAGTTGA